One segment of Olsenella uli DSM 7084 DNA contains the following:
- a CDS encoding energy-coupling factor transporter transmembrane component T — MGLDPRTKLLILAITSVSVFLNRSIAVECAYAGIPLLMLATSGQPKKAVQYGSFFVLLLVVQLCAVPHLPVAAGGVVYMFAVYIRKLLPCFMLGSYLVSTTRVSTFLAALAKLRLPKGLTIALAVTLRYLPTLAEEWAAIRDAMALRGLSASVGGAIRHPAQTTEHVYVPLLVSASRISDEITQAAITRGIEHAHERTSLEEPSFSAVDAAAVLAYAALVAVMVFANARGVF, encoded by the coding sequence ATGGGGCTCGATCCGCGCACGAAGCTCCTGATTCTGGCGATCACGAGCGTTTCCGTCTTTCTGAACAGGAGCATCGCCGTCGAATGCGCGTATGCGGGCATTCCGCTTCTGATGCTTGCGACGTCGGGACAGCCGAAGAAGGCGGTACAGTACGGCTCGTTCTTCGTCCTGCTTCTAGTGGTGCAGCTGTGCGCGGTGCCCCATCTTCCGGTGGCGGCCGGCGGGGTCGTCTACATGTTCGCCGTGTACATCCGGAAGCTTCTGCCCTGCTTCATGCTGGGGAGCTACCTGGTCTCCACGACGCGTGTGAGCACGTTTTTGGCCGCCCTCGCGAAGCTTCGGCTGCCCAAAGGCCTGACGATCGCCCTCGCCGTCACGCTCCGATACCTTCCCACCCTGGCCGAGGAATGGGCCGCCATCCGAGACGCCATGGCGCTTCGCGGCCTATCGGCCTCGGTAGGCGGGGCGATCCGCCATCCCGCGCAGACGACGGAGCATGTGTACGTCCCCCTGCTCGTATCCGCGTCGAGGATATCCGACGAGATCACGCAGGCCGCGATCACGCGTGGCATCGAGCATGCGCACGAGAGGACCAGTCTGGAAGAACCCTCCTTTTCCGCCGTCGATGCGGCGGCGGTCCTTGCCTACGCGGCCTTGGTCGCAGTCATGGTCTTCGCGAACGCGAGGGGGGTGTTCTGA
- a CDS encoding ABC transporter ATP-binding protein, translating to MIEMQDVSFAYRTTFSGEGREDDLGRAKDGRGGGGGKDDGSGRGGVRGLSLRIARGECVLLCGASGCGKTTVARLVNGLIPHFFEGKLAGTVCVDGMDSQETEIAAFSDAVGTVFQNPRTQFFNADVDSEIVFGLENRGIARAQLRARLDDVTEELHLQALRGRSVFELSGGEKQKIAFSSVYASDPDVLVFDEPSSNLDMRSIEELAKLMRTAKEKGKTILVAEHRIWYLMDIVDRVIYLQDGAVVSDMPIEDFRKLSAKNVHSRGLRSRDLAALQPEATACPSASGNVLSLENLSVRLGGAEVLKGISFQANAGEIIAIAGANGAGKTTLARAICGLANDASGTVRWNGRPLSRRVRRKKAYMVMQDVGHQLFSDSVMEECRLGIKDPDRDVIESALRRVDLLACKDRHPLSLSGGQMQRLAVAVSEVCGKDLLVFDEPTSGLDLRSMEEVGGLVRVLADQGKILLVITHDVEFMMRICTRILVLEDGCVAADLSGGKRGLIVDLMRGGKR from the coding sequence ATGATCGAGATGCAGGATGTCTCTTTCGCGTATCGGACGACCTTCTCCGGGGAAGGGAGGGAAGACGACCTGGGCCGCGCGAAGGACGGCAGAGGCGGCGGAGGCGGCAAGGACGATGGAAGCGGCAGGGGCGGCGTGCGCGGGCTGTCCCTTCGCATCGCTCGTGGAGAATGCGTCTTGCTCTGCGGTGCATCGGGCTGCGGGAAGACGACGGTCGCCCGGCTCGTGAACGGGCTGATTCCCCATTTCTTTGAAGGAAAGCTCGCGGGAACCGTATGCGTGGACGGCATGGATTCCCAAGAAACGGAGATCGCCGCGTTCTCCGATGCGGTGGGAACCGTATTCCAGAATCCACGGACCCAGTTCTTCAATGCCGATGTCGACAGCGAGATCGTGTTCGGATTGGAAAACAGGGGAATCGCGCGGGCGCAGCTCCGCGCTCGACTGGATGATGTCACCGAAGAGCTGCACCTCCAGGCGCTGAGGGGAAGAAGCGTGTTCGAGCTTTCCGGCGGGGAGAAGCAGAAGATCGCATTCTCCAGCGTCTATGCCTCCGACCCGGATGTGCTGGTCTTCGACGAGCCGTCCTCCAACCTGGACATGAGGTCCATCGAGGAGCTTGCGAAGCTCATGCGGACGGCGAAGGAGAAGGGGAAGACGATCCTCGTCGCCGAGCATCGCATCTGGTATCTGATGGACATCGTGGACCGCGTGATCTATCTGCAGGATGGGGCGGTCGTTTCGGACATGCCCATCGAGGATTTCAGGAAGCTTTCGGCAAAGAATGTGCACAGCAGGGGTCTGCGTTCCCGCGACCTTGCCGCCCTGCAGCCCGAGGCGACGGCGTGCCCGAGCGCTTCCGGCAACGTCCTCTCCCTCGAGAACCTGAGCGTCCGACTTGGCGGCGCAGAGGTGTTGAAAGGCATCTCGTTCCAGGCGAATGCCGGCGAGATCATCGCGATCGCGGGGGCGAACGGGGCAGGGAAGACGACGCTTGCACGGGCGATCTGCGGGCTTGCGAACGATGCTTCGGGAACCGTGCGATGGAACGGGCGCCCCTTGAGCCGTCGCGTGCGGCGCAAGAAGGCCTATATGGTCATGCAGGACGTCGGTCACCAGCTCTTCTCCGACAGCGTTATGGAGGAATGCCGCCTGGGCATCAAGGATCCCGATAGAGACGTCATCGAGTCGGCGCTTCGCAGGGTCGATCTGCTGGCGTGCAAGGATCGCCACCCTCTTTCCCTGTCGGGGGGACAGATGCAGCGGCTCGCCGTCGCGGTCAGCGAGGTCTGCGGGAAGGATCTGCTGGTTTTCGATGAGCCTACCAGCGGCCTGGATCTTCGAAGCATGGAGGAGGTCGGCGGGCTGGTGCGGGTTCTTGCGGACCAGGGAAAGATCCTTCTGGTCATCACCCATGACGTCGAATTCATGATGCGCATCTGCACCCGCATCCTCGTTCTCGAAGACGGATGCGTGGCCGCGGATCTTTCGGGCGGGAAACGAGGTCTGATCGTCGATCTGATGCGAGGTGGGAAGCGATGA
- a CDS encoding ABC transporter ATP-binding protein yields the protein MIRLFQRLLAFAGNQKGRIIRSFLAYLVSSFFEMLPIMAILVVLSGVLASLDGSGMPADTIWISLGIMLVSIVGRIAFVGLSANARTLGSFAFGAEKRMEIGERLKKAPMGYFNENRLGDITAAVTTTLGDLEQQSVAIMEHVAGGFIHAVVIGTWLLAYEWRIGLLSLAGLAVALVVYAFIGKVGTKYAPRRQAAQAGLVTSMLEYVQGMGVVKAFGLAGRSEKAVDAAIGESRDANTVLEKAFSKMTALYQTVFKFARAAILVFAPYLLIGGEITAEKCLLLLVASFMIYATVEVAGSMSSVARAVEASLDRLDVVTHMPSLDEGGADLDPDTFTIEVKDVSFGYDRTEILHHIDLTVPERSTCAIVGPSGSGKTTLCSLIARFWDVDAGQILVGGRDVREYTSDSLLKNFAIVFQNVYLFEDTIANNICFGRPEATEEEMVAAAKKACCHDFIRALPDGYQTHIGEGGSSLSGGERQRISIARAILKDAPIVILDEATASVDPENEQELQKAIAELTKDKTILMIAHRLATVRMADQIVVLDGGSIVQRGTHDELMAQEGMYRRFVGMRSRAIGWRLAKGEA from the coding sequence ATGATACGTCTGTTCCAAAGGCTGCTCGCGTTTGCGGGTAACCAGAAAGGCCGGATCATACGATCGTTCCTTGCATATCTCGTCAGCTCGTTTTTCGAGATGCTTCCCATCATGGCGATCCTCGTCGTGCTCTCGGGCGTCTTGGCGTCGCTTGACGGCAGCGGCATGCCCGCAGACACGATCTGGATCTCGCTCGGCATCATGCTGGTCTCGATCGTCGGCAGGATCGCGTTCGTAGGCCTTTCCGCGAACGCGAGGACGCTCGGCAGCTTCGCGTTCGGCGCCGAGAAGCGCATGGAGATCGGCGAGCGCCTGAAGAAGGCGCCGATGGGGTATTTCAACGAGAACAGGCTGGGCGACATCACGGCGGCTGTGACCACCACGCTGGGCGACCTCGAGCAGCAGTCCGTCGCGATCATGGAACACGTCGCCGGGGGATTCATCCATGCCGTCGTGATCGGCACCTGGCTTCTGGCCTACGAATGGCGCATCGGGCTTCTCTCCCTTGCAGGGCTTGCCGTGGCGCTCGTCGTGTACGCCTTCATCGGCAAGGTCGGCACGAAATACGCGCCTCGTAGACAAGCGGCTCAGGCGGGCCTGGTCACCTCCATGCTCGAATACGTGCAGGGCATGGGGGTCGTGAAGGCCTTCGGCCTGGCGGGCAGGTCCGAGAAGGCCGTGGACGCCGCGATCGGAGAGAGCAGGGATGCGAATACCGTCTTGGAAAAGGCGTTCTCGAAGATGACGGCGCTCTATCAGACCGTGTTCAAGTTCGCGCGCGCGGCGATTCTCGTCTTTGCTCCCTACCTCCTGATCGGAGGGGAGATCACGGCTGAGAAGTGCCTTCTTCTGCTCGTGGCGAGCTTCATGATCTATGCCACCGTCGAAGTGGCGGGCAGCATGTCGTCCGTCGCCCGCGCGGTCGAGGCATCGCTTGACAGGTTGGATGTCGTGACCCATATGCCGTCTTTGGACGAGGGCGGCGCGGATTTGGATCCCGATACGTTCACCATCGAGGTCAAGGACGTTTCCTTCGGATACGACCGCACGGAGATCCTGCATCATATCGACCTGACCGTGCCGGAGAGAAGCACCTGCGCCATTGTTGGCCCGTCAGGTTCCGGCAAGACGACCCTGTGCTCCTTGATCGCCCGTTTCTGGGATGTGGATGCGGGGCAGATCCTGGTGGGCGGCAGGGATGTGCGGGAGTATACGAGCGACAGCCTCCTGAAGAACTTCGCCATCGTCTTCCAGAACGTCTATCTGTTCGAGGACACCATCGCGAACAACATCTGCTTCGGACGGCCGGAGGCGACCGAGGAGGAGATGGTCGCCGCCGCGAAGAAGGCCTGCTGCCATGACTTCATCAGGGCGCTTCCCGACGGCTACCAGACGCATATCGGCGAAGGGGGGTCGAGCCTTTCAGGCGGCGAGCGCCAGCGCATCTCCATCGCGCGCGCCATCCTGAAGGATGCTCCCATCGTCATCCTGGACGAGGCGACGGCAAGCGTCGACCCGGAAAACGAGCAGGAGCTCCAGAAGGCGATCGCCGAGCTGACCAAGGACAAGACGATACTCATGATCGCGCATCGCCTGGCTACGGTGCGCATGGCGGACCAGATCGTCGTGCTCGACGGCGGCAGCATCGTGCAGCGGGGCACGCACGACGAGCTGATGGCGCAGGAAGGGATGTACCGGCGATTCGTCGGCATGAGGAGCCGGGCCATCGGCTGGCGCCTCGCGAAAGGGGAAGCGTGA
- a CDS encoding ABC transporter ATP-binding protein — protein sequence MSNAGQSAASILMGFARPCKGMLAESVALAVLGALCGMVPYIAASRGIIMVCRGDYDFGGFALLAGIALVGYLGQVWLGTFSTMRSHEAAFTILGNIRTAIAGKLSRVPMGTILDTPSGTFKTIAVDTVEKLELPLAHMVPELTANTLIPAMMLAYLFVLDWRIALISLATIPVGIFCYMGMLKDYERRYKRVLTAGKRMDAATVEYIGGIEVVKTFNQGDRSYKKYADAVAENRASKETWFRQTNGYYVVGLSILTATLTGVLPLGSWLFMDGSIGAGTFITCIVLALGLVKPLIQALQYTDSLAMVDSTVKEVRALLDLPELSRPDEAIPLVDAHVSFEDVTFRYEGAPSGDGGGDGSERNGTEVLHGVSFDCPKGGMTAIVGPSGSGKSTIARLIASFWEAERGFVRIGGVDVRKMPLSQVMELVSYVSQDNFLFHLSVRENIRIGKPDATDAEVEDAARKASCHDFILSLPKGYDTLAGDAGSHLSGGERQRIAIARAILKNSPIVVLDEATAFTDPENEAAIQASIAKLVVGKTLIVIAHRLSTIVDADKILVIDRGRVAAEGTHEELVAESPLYGQLWNAHVASRDTAEEVA from the coding sequence ATGAGCAATGCAGGACAGAGTGCGGCGTCCATCCTGATGGGCTTCGCGCGGCCGTGCAAGGGGATGCTTGCGGAATCGGTCGCGCTGGCGGTGCTCGGGGCGTTGTGCGGCATGGTTCCGTACATCGCCGCGTCGCGAGGCATCATCATGGTCTGCCGCGGAGACTACGACTTCGGCGGATTCGCGCTGCTTGCGGGAATCGCGCTCGTCGGGTATCTGGGGCAGGTGTGGCTCGGCACGTTCTCTACGATGAGAAGCCACGAGGCCGCCTTCACGATTCTGGGGAACATCCGCACGGCGATCGCGGGAAAGCTCTCCCGCGTCCCTATGGGGACGATCCTCGACACGCCTTCGGGCACGTTCAAGACCATTGCGGTCGACACCGTCGAGAAGCTCGAGCTGCCGCTGGCCCACATGGTGCCGGAGCTGACCGCCAACACCCTGATCCCCGCCATGATGCTTGCGTACCTGTTCGTCCTCGATTGGAGGATAGCCCTGATATCCCTTGCGACCATCCCGGTCGGGATCTTCTGCTACATGGGAATGCTGAAGGACTACGAGCGCCGATACAAAAGGGTGCTGACGGCGGGGAAGCGCATGGATGCCGCGACGGTGGAGTACATCGGCGGCATCGAAGTGGTGAAGACCTTCAACCAGGGTGATCGTTCGTACAAGAAGTACGCGGACGCCGTGGCCGAGAACAGGGCGTCGAAGGAGACGTGGTTCAGGCAGACCAACGGCTACTACGTGGTGGGGCTTTCCATTCTGACGGCAACGCTCACGGGCGTCCTGCCGCTGGGAAGCTGGCTGTTCATGGACGGGAGCATAGGGGCGGGAACGTTCATCACCTGCATCGTCCTTGCGCTCGGCCTGGTGAAGCCCCTGATCCAGGCGCTTCAGTACACCGACAGCCTTGCCATGGTGGATTCCACCGTGAAGGAGGTCAGGGCCCTGCTCGACCTCCCCGAACTCTCAAGGCCGGACGAGGCGATCCCGCTGGTCGATGCGCACGTCTCCTTCGAAGACGTCACCTTCCGATACGAGGGCGCGCCTTCCGGCGATGGAGGAGGGGACGGCTCGGAGCGCAACGGCACGGAGGTGTTGCACGGCGTCTCCTTCGATTGCCCCAAGGGCGGCATGACCGCGATCGTCGGGCCTTCCGGCTCCGGCAAGTCCACGATCGCGCGACTGATCGCCTCGTTCTGGGAGGCGGAGCGCGGCTTCGTCCGCATCGGCGGCGTCGACGTGCGGAAGATGCCGCTGTCGCAGGTGATGGAGCTCGTTTCCTATGTGTCGCAGGACAACTTCCTGTTCCATCTTTCCGTTCGGGAGAACATCCGCATCGGCAAGCCGGATGCGACGGATGCGGAGGTCGAGGATGCGGCGCGAAAGGCGAGCTGCCATGATTTCATCCTCTCCCTTCCGAAGGGATACGACACGTTGGCGGGCGACGCAGGAAGCCACCTTTCCGGAGGCGAGCGCCAACGCATCGCGATCGCGCGAGCGATCCTGAAGAACAGCCCGATCGTCGTGCTCGATGAGGCGACCGCATTCACCGACCCGGAGAACGAGGCCGCGATACAGGCGTCCATAGCTAAGCTCGTGGTGGGAAAGACCTTGATCGTGATCGCCCATAGGCTCTCCACCATCGTCGATGCGGACAAGATCCTCGTGATCGATCGGGGCCGCGTCGCCGCCGAAGGGACGCATGAGGAGCTGGTCGCGGAAAGCCCGCTGTACGGGCAGCTCTGGAATGCTCACGTCGCGAGTCGCGATACCGCAGAGGAGGTGGCGTGA
- a CDS encoding TetR/AcrR family transcriptional regulator — protein MDRTETQAKILEVGKREFLEKGFKDASLNRIVAEAGFTKGAFYGYYPDKAALFEDIVGEAADGLVSQFKAAQDAHFDLIPDDKTRDSLALSTHYLRSFVEYLYAHFDEFRLILCCSEGTKYASFIHDLVELEVERSEEYYGILRERGKLSGRMSRQLHHMITSAYFTAVCETIVHAMPKDEAMQYVEELARFFSSGWEGLLRLE, from the coding sequence ATGGACCGAACGGAAACCCAGGCAAAGATCCTGGAGGTCGGGAAGCGGGAGTTTCTCGAAAAGGGCTTCAAGGATGCCTCCCTGAACAGGATCGTCGCCGAGGCCGGCTTCACGAAGGGCGCGTTCTATGGCTACTACCCGGACAAGGCGGCCCTCTTCGAGGACATCGTCGGGGAGGCGGCAGACGGGCTCGTGAGCCAGTTCAAGGCCGCACAGGACGCCCACTTCGACCTGATCCCGGATGACAAGACGAGGGACAGCCTTGCCTTGTCCACGCACTACCTCCGCTCCTTCGTGGAGTACCTGTACGCCCACTTCGACGAGTTCAGGCTGATCCTGTGCTGCTCGGAAGGCACGAAATACGCCTCCTTCATCCATGACCTCGTCGAGCTGGAGGTGGAGAGGTCGGAGGAGTACTACGGCATCCTCCGCGAGAGGGGAAAGCTGAGCGGCAGGATGTCCAGGCAGCTGCACCACATGATCACGAGCGCCTATTTCACTGCCGTGTGCGAGACCATCGTCCATGCCATGCCGAAGGACGAGGCCATGCAGTATGTCGAGGAGCTCGCGAGGTTCTTCAGCTCGGGTTGGGAGGGGCTCCTTCGACTGGAGTAG
- a CDS encoding MptD family putative ECF transporter S component, protein MSKTGSVRLETRDFISVGIFSLIYAVVAFVVGGVAQMTPVTFPFMPMIVALFTGTVFMLYVAKIPKRGALSILGVIAAILLFVTGMFWMMSAFFLVFGIMADGICASGGFRSFRKNLAAYCVMALAPLGAYVPMVVMPEQFDAFMRSKGDVASFEGVIHAIGGTWWILPALVAGTLVCALIGGWIGKRLLRKHFEKAGIA, encoded by the coding sequence ATGAGCAAGACGGGTTCGGTGAGGCTGGAGACGAGGGACTTCATCTCCGTCGGCATCTTCTCGCTGATCTACGCCGTGGTGGCGTTCGTGGTCGGCGGCGTGGCGCAGATGACGCCTGTCACGTTTCCGTTCATGCCGATGATCGTGGCCCTGTTCACGGGGACGGTCTTCATGCTGTACGTGGCCAAGATCCCGAAGAGGGGCGCCCTTTCCATCCTCGGCGTCATCGCCGCGATCCTGCTGTTCGTCACGGGCATGTTCTGGATGATGTCCGCGTTCTTCCTGGTATTCGGGATCATGGCGGACGGAATCTGCGCATCGGGGGGCTTCAGGTCGTTCAGGAAGAACCTGGCCGCCTATTGCGTGATGGCGCTTGCGCCTCTCGGCGCGTATGTTCCCATGGTCGTCATGCCTGAGCAGTTCGATGCCTTCATGAGGAGCAAAGGGGATGTCGCCTCCTTCGAGGGAGTCATCCATGCCATCGGGGGAACGTGGTGGATCCTTCCCGCGCTGGTCGCCGGGACCCTCGTCTGCGCGCTGATCGGGGGCTGGATCGGCAAGAGGCTTCTGAGGAAGCATTTCGAGAAGGCGGGGATCGCGTAG